DNA from Hwangdonia lutea:
TTTTTGACGATTTCTCGCAAGATTTTATGGGCGATCTCCCCAGCAAATGGAACACCAACGGTTCTGGTGCGATTGTAAAACTAAACAAAGTAGAGGGCAATTGGTTCGAGCTTAAGGCTGGCTACAGGTTATATGTGATTCCAGATATAAACGAACTCCCCCAAGACTACTCAATTGAGTTCGATTTACTAACCTCTGGATTAACCAATCAAACTTCATCTGGCGCTAGATTGCATATTGTATTAAGCGACAACAATGTCTTTCATCATGGTAAACGGCATTACGCTATGGCATCGCTTCCCTTGGGGCAATACGGCGCTTTTAACATCAATGCGTACAATTATTTTGATGGCGGAAGTGGCATGATAAACTCTGCTTTAACAGCTGATATAAGGGATGAGGTTAAAAACCAACCGCACATCGCCATTTCGGTTACCAAAAAACGTTACAGACTTTGGGTTAACGAAGTAAAATATATTGACATCCCCAGGTTTATTGAAAAATTGGATGTTTTAAATTATTTGAAATTCCATGTTTACGGACTAAAAGACGGCGAAGAGCGCGTGTTTATTAAAAACCTAAAAGTGGCCGAAGGTGGTGTAGATTTAAGGCGCGAACTGTTGAGCAAAGGCAAAGTATCGACCAACGGTATTTTGTTCGATTCGGGCTCGGCAAAAATAAAACCCCAATCATACGGTATCATCAAGCAGATTTCCCAGGTTTTAATGCAAGACGAAAGCATTAAGCTAAATATTATCGGGCATACTGATTCTGACGGGAGCGACGAAGCCAATTTAAAACTGTCCAAAAACAGGGCAAACGCTGTAAAAGAAGCCCTAATTAAAGTATATAAAATATCCGGAAACCGTTTACAAACCGATGGCAAAGGTGAAACCCAACCCGTTGACGATAATAGCACCGCCAAAGGAAAAGCCCAGAACAGACGTGTAGAATTTGTTAAAATATAACGACAAC
Protein-coding regions in this window:
- a CDS encoding OmpA family protein gives rise to the protein MTLSKNAIRIPMIGMMLLFFVSSAYAQTKQLKRPKSKVNISSVDNFVAQSFDLYDKVYKYDGYAAAGTPLDDDDIDVLEDALDDLSGLSDSAPDILGDIDGASVLKQAKATLQINKAKKALKYSIKTSKELLLGQRERDKKENDSDDDTSTSDEASNSSSESSNENDGSQEDNSNISDDLEIISKFDFVPGDKLLFFDDFSQDFMGDLPSKWNTNGSGAIVKLNKVEGNWFELKAGYRLYVIPDINELPQDYSIEFDLLTSGLTNQTSSGARLHIVLSDNNVFHHGKRHYAMASLPLGQYGAFNINAYNYFDGGSGMINSALTADIRDEVKNQPHIAISVTKKRYRLWVNEVKYIDIPRFIEKLDVLNYLKFHVYGLKDGEERVFIKNLKVAEGGVDLRRELLSKGKVSTNGILFDSGSAKIKPQSYGIIKQISQVLMQDESIKLNIIGHTDSDGSDEANLKLSKNRANAVKEALIKVYKISGNRLQTDGKGETQPVDDNSTAKGKAQNRRVEFVKI